A stretch of DNA from Aspergillus flavus chromosome 3, complete sequence:
AGGTAAGGTACCGGCGGATCATTGCCGCTTTAGTCGAGGTCGTCAGGCATTTCTTGGAACACGGATCTGCATACTTCATGTTATCTTCGTCTCAATATCACATCATAGCAACCATGATTTCCCCAATACATGTCCCATCACACCATACGTCCTTGACATGGAAACTTTCTATGAATTCTCCgattctaatatagaatcAATTTTGAATCGGTTCTTACAGACAATACATAGCAGACAGACCCTTCTAGCCCCGTCTCCTATCTCCACATGATGGGTCACCCCCAACTCTATGGCGGTGACTCCTACCATGAACACCTCAAGGGATCCCGGAAAAAATTCTGATCTACAGACTGATCCATCGGGTAGGTTCCCCGGGTACGGATTCCAATTCCAAACAGGGCTCATCTTCCCTGCCATTATGATATTCTAGCTACACCAAGCTCCTCCATGGCTGGCTTCAATCCTTCATCCTCCACTTAAGACACGTCAACATTCATTGTGAGCAACCCCCAAGTGGGTGACACTATAGAGCCACATGCCTGGCAGCGAAGGAACTGTGGGATATCTCGAAAGGGATACCTGAGTACCCAGACACCGCAATACATCATGTGGGGATCATTATGTGTCCAAAGGATAACCTATGCAGATCATGTGTTGATCAGTCCAGCTAATTGGCACTGTCTGAGGCAGAGCTGGAATAGAGCCGATCCATGCAAGGGATTCCTGTGGAAACGCCACCCTTTTTGCTTGTTCCCTACCCGTGCTGTGCGCCTGATATTTTTAATTGTACGTACCCACCATGTATCATGGTCCAGGCGTTTCAAGCTGTACAGAGTATCGGAGTCCCGGTGGGCTAGACAGCAAGGGCCCAGCATACCAAGAATTGTCCGACTGTACGGACGCGCGTTCGCTCCAAAATCAGGGTAACATCATGGTGGTCATCTCTGATGTAGTGACTCCAATATTGTATTTGCTTGTATCCACTTTGGCTATttagaagacgatgatggCCCGCTCGTAATTGTCGATTCTATTCATTCCATCCTCAAGGGTCTTACTATTCCTATTCTCTTCGTGATCGTCATGGCGACGCAGCCCTCTGGTAGTCCTGACAGCTCTGTCGAACCCAGCCCTGAATCTAGCCTGGAGTGTCTGGGGTCCTTtgtcgaaaaggaaaacgCTCGTGTGAAGGTCGAGAGCCGCGACATTGAGGCCGGTGAACAATCCCAAGATGAGCTTGACAACCTTGTCCACTGGGATGGCCCCGACGACCCTCGGAACCCCATGAACTGGTCCGATGCCCGGAAGTGGCTCATTATTGGCCTGATATCATTGAGCAGTTTCAATACGTATGTGTGCCTCCTTCATTTTTAAACACCTATGGAAAGTACGCTAACAGCTATTAGATCTCTGGTCTCCACCATTTTTGCTCCCGGCGTCCCGGAAGTTCTGAAGGATTTCCATACTGACAACTCTTCACTTGCATCTCTCATGGTCTCTATCTACGTGATGGGATCCGCAGTGGGGCCTCTTGTACTTACACCAATTACGGAAATGAGTGGAAGGTTGCCAGTGACCCACGGAGCGAATATCCTCTTCATGATCGCAGCCATAGTCTGCGCATCCAGCATCAATATCTCCATGCTCATTGTTTCTCGTCTAATCATGGGAATTGCCAGCTCAGTGCCGGTAACAGTTGGAGGAGGGTTCGTCGCTGATATGATGCCCATGGAAAGACGGGGAACTGCAATGACAATATGGACCGTGGGACCATTGCTTGTACGTATATCTAATCACCTGCTCTGACCTCTGTCCGAGATTGCTGACTCTATTTGTAGGGGTTTGTGATTGGTCCTATTTTCGGAGGCTACATGGTAGAGAATGTGGGATGGCGATGGACTGTGTGGCTTGAGGCAATTCAGGTAAGCTATCGTCCCTAGGCTCGTGCTCAAACAAAACTGACACTATGATAGGGAGGATTTATTGTGATTGCATCACTGATATTCCTTCGGGAGACGTATGCGCCAACGATACTACGACGCGAAGCAATGAAGCTCCAAAAGGCTACTGGGCAGCACTATCGCACCAAGTTTGACTCTGAACGCGCAGCTGGCCAGATGCTCTTGACATCGTTGACGCGACCAATCAAATTCCTCTTTCTGTCGCCTATTGTTCTGATAGTATCCCTCTACAGCTCCGTCACCTACAGCTATATGTACATTCTTTTCACTACCTTCACTGACGTCTTCGAGAATGTCTATGGTTTCAGCCCGGGTCAGGCCGGCCTTGGATACCTGGGCCTCGGCATGGGTTTCTGCGTCGGACAGATCACAGTTGGCTACTACTCCGATCGGCATGTCAAAAAGCAGGAAAAGATCCACGGCAAGATGAAGCCAGAGCACCGCCTTCCACCTCTTGTTCTTGGATGTTTTCTGGTACCGATTGGCCTATTCTGGTACGGCTGGTCCGCGCAGTATAGACTTCATTGGATTGTCCCCATTATTGGGACCTTCTTCATTGGTGCGGGGATCTTCTATGTCCACCTCGTTACTCAGGTATATCTTGTTGATTCATATACCCTCTACGCTGCCAGTGCTGTCTCCGCTGAGCTAGCCTTGCGGTGCGTTTTTGGAGCCACTATCCCATTAGCCGGAACGCCCTTGTACGATACACTCGGTCTAGGCTGGGGAAACACCCTCCTTGGTTTTATTGCGCTTGCCTTTGCACCGACATCGTTCTTCTTACTTAAATATGGGGAAAGCATTCGGACCAACCCCAAATTCATGCCAAAGATGACATAattcctttctctctgcCACATGTGGCTTCTGGCCTTTTTGGTTGTTACTATGGACATTTCTTGCATATAATTAGCGTTCATCTTGATGTGATATGACATAGAGCATTTGGATTCGGGATTAGACTGAATTATGTTTAGCGATGTGCTTGATGCTTCTGTTTATTGTTATCTGCTATTTGTTATGAGTTGATCTACATACACGATACAACATAGAGCGACTGAAGCAAGTTAAAATTCTACTTTCTAGCTTTCTCCCAAGAATCATCTACAGTACATACTATCTCCGGTGCTTAGTATGATTACATGGCGAGTCTGTAACAAAACTGCATAAAACAATATTACCTTATCCATAGACAATGGATACTCTTGTATGCTTGGTGGGTCCAATAAAAATGCAGATCCCAATAGTTTCACAAGCGTCTCTGGAATGTGGGCAAATTCCCAATCCGACCACCACAGACCTACGTGTTAAGCCATCCACATAAAATATAGAACATCTACCACTAACTCGCCAATGCAATCCCCTGATCATCGATGCTTCCACGGTACAAAGTAAGCTTATACTTCCCGATAAGTTAAGCTCTGATGACATGCTTGGCGAACCCAACTATGACATGTAATATGTACAAAATGGTAAATGTAAATCATGACGTGCGTGGCTGGGTTCTATACTCGGCCGTGGCTGGATAGGGGTGAGCCACCAGGTCCCTATCGAAGGGATGTATGAGTTTACTGTGGAGCAACGTGCAGACTTAATGAGTATCATATCATACTGGACTTTTCAAACAGGGTCCGGCTGCATGCGCCCCTACTAGTTGGTGTCCTTATCCCCTTCCCTGTTGGTATGCCTGTCTTTTATGCATTCCGCGGGACACGTACATATGTACGTACTTTGTACACTTGATAAACAGTGCCCTGCTACTTGATTACTACCGCCGTATATTTTCGCATATAGTGCATGTCTTGCACAATTTATGCAGTCCGCGTCATTTTCATGGGTCAGAACACAGTAGATTTCTCGGAGGCCCTCCCGGTTTCTGTCCTGCGGCTAAAATCATCTCTTATTGGAAGCCCTGTGGGTAAAGACTGAGGCTATTGGCTGTCGTTGTTGATACTGGTATTTGGTACAGTTTATAATGCTTGCTAGGCTTCACTCCGCTGTGCAATTACGGGCCGATTCTTGGGCTCTTTCCTC
This window harbors:
- a CDS encoding synaptic vesicle transporter (MFS multidrug transporter), translated to MATQPSGSPDSSVEPSPESSLECLGSFVEKENARVKVESRDIEAGEQSQDELDNLVHWDGPDDPRNPMNWSDARKWLIIGLISLSSFNTSLVSTIFAPGVPEVLKDFHTDNSSLASLMVSIYVMGSAVGPLVLTPITEMSGRLPVTHGANILFMIAAIVCASSINISMLIVSRLIMGIASSVPVTVGGGFVADMMPMERRGTAMTIWTVGPLLGFVIGPIFGGYMVENVGWRWTVWLEAIQGGFIVIASLIFLRETYAPTILRREAMKLQKATGQHYRTKFDSERAAGQMLLTSLTRPIKFLFLSPIVLIVSLYSSVTYSYMYILFTTFTDVFENVYGFSPGQAGLGYLGLGMGFCVGQITVGYYSDRHVKKQEKIHGKMKPEHRLPPLVLGCFLVPIGLFWYGWSAQYRLHWIVPIIGTFFIGAGIFYVHLVTQVYLVDSYTLYAASAVSAELALRCVFGATIPLAGTPLYDTLGLGWGNTLLGFIALAFAPTSFFLLKYGESIRTNPKFMPKMT